In Mixophyes fleayi isolate aMixFle1 chromosome 11, aMixFle1.hap1, whole genome shotgun sequence, one DNA window encodes the following:
- the LOC142106843 gene encoding zonadhesin-like: protein MASLSNGSAMQLLMLATSLMYIIHTVKAGPVPTEICPPDREYKCLGTCFDHCDNLNSTTEVCNRMCRNGCHCKNNYIRASENSKVCVPPSECKVSCPKNMHFNPCLRGPEMTCSGETTKEKFPCRPRCVCNKGYVSNGDISDRKCIKLRDCLTPKY from the exons ATGGCTTCCTTGAGCAATGGGTCAGCGATGCAGCTATTAATGCTGG CCACTTCCCTAATGTACATCATACATACTGTGAAAGCGGGTCCTGTTCCCACAG AAATCTGTCCACCTGACAGGGAATATAAATGTCTTGGCACATGCTTTGATCATTGTGATAATTTAAACAGCACCACCGAGGTCTGCAATCGTATGTGCAGAAATGGCTGTCACTGCAAAAATAACTACATTCGTGCCTCAGAGAACTCAAAGGTCTGTGTCCCGCCCTCTGAATGCAAAGTTTCTTGTCCTAAAAACATGCACTTTAACCCGTGTCTGAGAGGGCCCGAAATGACCTGTAGCGGAGAGACAACGAAAGAAAAATTCCCGTGCAGACCTCGCTGTGTGTGCAATAAAGGTTATGTTAGTAATGGGGACATTTCAGATCGCAAGTGTATTAAACTGAGGGATTGCCTAActccaaaatattaa